In a genomic window of Amblyomma americanum isolate KBUSLIRL-KWMA chromosome 4, ASM5285725v1, whole genome shotgun sequence:
- the LOC144130199 gene encoding uncharacterized protein LOC144130199 — MPLPPSTMDATTSSPQRRLTTRTQAGQHDEDGGGQPSASAAAQTTRLTSTRTSPSLYDAQKTVPTTELKAGTRHIKDKTGTVFAVSSAANPSSIKAVCATSAGAEPPSLKDPGNTGAACGQPGADVAQVTTSLPLTSAPSSAEEEHPQEPGEPRSPPSKEDDIIQFTAATIKSPTRLEEALAASVAVGRPTVLNTRSRGSKICVSTISTYEQIDLSFVEKIDIMSASVTFPSSYLQKQYKEINC, encoded by the exons ATGCCTCTACCGCCGTCAACAATGGACGCGACGACGTCCTCGCCTCAACGGCGGCTCACCACGCGCACGCAGGCCGGGCAGCACGACGAGGACGGTGGGGGACAGCCTTCAGCTTCCGCGGCTGCACAGACAACCAGGCTCACTTCTACAAGGACATCGCCCTCGCTCTACGACGCGCAAAAGACG GTCCCGACGACGGAATTGAAAGCAGGAACACGGCACATAAAGGACAAAACCGGGACAGTCTTCGCTGTTTCATCGGCGGCGAATCCTTCATCAATCAAAGCCGTCTGTGCCACCAGTGCTGGCGCAGAACCACCTTCCTTAAAGGACCCTGGCAACACCGGGGCGGCCTGCGGACAGCCAGGAGCCGACGTGGCTCAGGTCACCACATCCTTGCCGCTGACATCGGCTCCATCGTCCGCAGAGGAAGAACATCCGCAAGAACCAGGCGAGCCGAGGTCTCCGCCATCCAAGGAGGACGATATTATACAATTTACTGCAGCTACGATAAAGTCTCCTACGCGGCTGGAAGAAGCGCTGGCGGCGTCGGTGGCAGTCGGTCGTCCAACCGTGCTGAATACGCGGTCGCGAGGCTCCAAGATCTGCGTAAGCACAATATCCACGTATGAGCAGATAGACCTGTCCTTCGTCGAAAAGATCGACATCATGAGTGCTTCAGTGACTTTTCCATCAAGTTACTTGCAAAAGCAATACAAGGAAATCAATTGCTGA